The Cognaticolwellia beringensis genome segment TGCAAATTTGGAGAGCTGTTCGATACTGACTCAATAACTTGTGCCAGCTTTTGCTGCCTTTTTCTATCTAATAAGTCGGCACATAAAATCACTAATTCGCCGCTGAGCTCTTTTCCTAGCGTACCCACTAATAGTGAGAAGTCGTTTAGTGAGTCAAATAGCGCTATTACCGCGTGATAAACTAATTGCCCATCTTCGGTAAGTGAGAAACCCCCTCTGCCTCGTAAACACAATTTAAGTTTCATGCGTGTTTCTAAGTTCGACATATGAACGCTGATGGTTGAACGGGTTATGCCGAGCGCTTTTTCAGCCGCGGAAAATCCCCCATGCTCAACTACCGACGTAAAAATCCGTAATAAGCGTAAATCATACTCAGTTATGGGCTTTGGAATGATTGAATTTATCGACATGTGCTACTCTAATGTTTTGTCATTGTAAAACTTAAGGTTGAATGTTTTGTATTTAACCGGAGTTTGAATTGATATTCAATAGCTAAAATAGATTGCAACGGAGTTTAATATGCAAAATCACTCAGACCTAGGTTTACAAGATAGTCAGTTAGTTAAAAATTTTTCTTATATTAATGGCAGTTGGCATAGCAGTGAATCGCAAATTTCTGTTACTAACCCTGCTGATGGTAGTGAAGTGGCAAAAATAAGTAATGCTGGCGTTGCTGAAACAGAATTAGCCGTCGTTGCTGCCAAAAGTGCATTAAAAATGTGGTCGGCAAAATCGGCCAATGAGCGTGCTGGACTTATGCGGAATTGGTTTAACTTAATCATGCAGCATCAAGATGATCTGGGTCGTATATTAACTTTAGAGCAAGGTAAGCCACTAGCCGAAGCTAAAGGTGAAGTCGCTTACGGTGCCGCTTTTATCGAATGGTTTGCTGAAGAAGGTAAACGTGCATACGGTGACATTATCCCTGGCCCATCAAGTGATAAACGTGTTGTGGTTATTAAGCAACCCGTAGGCGTTGTTGCTTCTATTACACCGTGGAACTTTCCTAATGCCATGATCGCAAGAAAAGCTGCAGCCGCTTTAGCTGCTGGTTGTACTTTTGTTGTACGCCCGGCAACACAAACACCTCTGTCAGCACTTGCTATGGCCGAACTTGCTGAACGCGCAGGTATTCCTGCAGGCGTATTTAATGTGGTTGTCGGTGACGATGCAAGTGGTATGGGTAAAGTATTAACTCAACACCCTGACGTGTCTAAGTTTACTTTTACTGGATCTACTCCAGTGGGTAAGACCTTGTTGAAGCAATGTGCAACAACAGTAAAGAAAGTATCAATGGAGTTGGGCGGTAATGCACCTTTTATCGTTTTTGCTGATGCTGATATTGATGCCGCGGTGCAAGGGGCTTTGGTTTCAAAATACCGTAATGCAGGCCAAACCTGTGTGTGTACTAACCGTATTTTTGTTCAAAACAAAGTGCTACAAGAGTTTACAGAAAAATTCACAGCCGCGGTTGAAAAACTAGCCATAGGTAATGGTCTAGATGACGGCATTATCATAGGACCTATGATTTCTAGCACGGCCTTGAATGACGTTGATAAGTTAGTGAAAGAGTCGATTGCTGCTGGCGCGAAAGTTATTTCGGGCGCGCAAAAACATTCTGCAGGTGAAAATTTCTATCAGCCAACTATTTTAAGCCATGTTACCAATGATATGCCGGTTGCTAGAAATGAAATATTTGGTCCAGTTTCTCCTATTCTCTCATTCGATACAGAAGAAGAAGTTATTGCCATGGCTAATGACACAGAGTTTGGTCTAGCTGCTTATTTTTATGCCAGAGATATTGGCAGAGTTTGGCGAGTTGCTGAAGCACTTGAGTTTGGCATGATTGGTATTAACGAAGGCATTATCTCTAATGCTGCAGCACCATTTGGTGGCATGAAGCAATCGGGTAGTGGTCGTGAAGGTTCTAAATACGGTTTGGATGATTATTTAGAAATTAAATATTTATGTATGGGCGGTTTAGATAAGTAATCGCGCGTTAGTCATTATTAGCTGAGCACATTAGCAATATAACAGAATTAGGTAAGTACAATGAAAAATGAAGAATTACAGGCAAGAAAAAGTAAAGTTATCGCCCGCGGCCAAGGTAATGTTTATCCGGTATTTGTAGATCACGCGAAAAACGCTGAAATATGGGATGTTGAAGGTAAGCGTTATATCGATTTTGGTGCTGGTATTGCAGTATCAAATACGGGTCATAGCCATCCAAAAATTATCGACGCAGTTAAAGCACAAGTTGATAAGTTTAGTCATACCTGTGTCATGGTTAATCCGTATGGAGTTGCCGTTGAATTGGCTGAAAAACTAACCGCTATAGCACCGGGTCCATCAGAGAAAAAAGCTATTTTTGTTTCAACAGGTGCTGAAGCTGTAGAAAACTGTGTGAAAATTGCTCGCGCCCATACTGGTCGTCGTGGCGTTATTGCTTTTAATGGTGGCTTTCATGGTCGAACTAATTTAACGATGGCATTAACGGGTAAAATTTCACCATATAAGCATTTGTTTGGTCCGTTCCCTGGTGATATTTTCCATGCCCCTTTCCCAATGGAATGTCACGATGTTTCAGTAAAAGATGCCTTAAAAGCGTTAGATAATTTATTCAAAGTCGATATTGCGCCAAGTGATGTTGCGGCTATTATTATTGAGCCGGTACAAGGTGAAGGTGGTTTTTATGCTGCACCTACTGAGTTCTTAGTTGCATTGCGTAAAATTTGTGACGAGCAAGGTATTGTTTTAATTGCTGATGAAATTCAAACTGGTTTTGGCCGAACGGGCAAAATGTTCAATATTGAATACTCAGGTGTTGAACCTGATTTAATCACCATGGCTAAAGGTATTGCGGGTGGTTTCCCAATTGCTGCTGTTGTTGGTAAAAGTGAGATTATGGATGCGCCTTTACCGGGTGGTCTTGGCGGCACTTACGGCGGTTCACCCGTTGCGTGTGCAGCGGCTTTAGCTGTGCTAGAAATTATCGAAGAAGAGAACCTTGTTCAACGCTCAAATGAAATTGGTGCTTTGTTTAATAACAAGTTATCGCAGTTACAGGCTAAACATCCAGATCTTATTCTAGATGTGCGTAACAAAGGTTCTATGATAGCGATGGAGTTAGTGCAAGGCAGTGACGCAGAGCAACCGAATACGGCATTAACGCAAGCCATTATTGCTAATGCAGCAAAATATGGCCTAGTACTATTAGCTTGTGGCTTTTACGGTAATGTTATCCGATTTTTACCAGCCCTTACGATTAGTAATGAGCTAGTTGAAGAAGGCTTATCAAGCTTTGTTCGTTTATTTGAAGACCTTGCTAGTAAGTAACTAGGAAGTGTAATTTCAAGTTTGATAAATAGCACATAAAATTTTAATTCCCCCCATTATTAAGGTTTTATGTGCTTATTTATTAAATCATCAT includes the following:
- a CDS encoding NAD-dependent succinate-semialdehyde dehydrogenase, which gives rise to MQNHSDLGLQDSQLVKNFSYINGSWHSSESQISVTNPADGSEVAKISNAGVAETELAVVAAKSALKMWSAKSANERAGLMRNWFNLIMQHQDDLGRILTLEQGKPLAEAKGEVAYGAAFIEWFAEEGKRAYGDIIPGPSSDKRVVVIKQPVGVVASITPWNFPNAMIARKAAAALAAGCTFVVRPATQTPLSALAMAELAERAGIPAGVFNVVVGDDASGMGKVLTQHPDVSKFTFTGSTPVGKTLLKQCATTVKKVSMELGGNAPFIVFADADIDAAVQGALVSKYRNAGQTCVCTNRIFVQNKVLQEFTEKFTAAVEKLAIGNGLDDGIIIGPMISSTALNDVDKLVKESIAAGAKVISGAQKHSAGENFYQPTILSHVTNDMPVARNEIFGPVSPILSFDTEEEVIAMANDTEFGLAAYFYARDIGRVWRVAEALEFGMIGINEGIISNAAAPFGGMKQSGSGREGSKYGLDDYLEIKYLCMGGLDK
- the gabT gene encoding 4-aminobutyrate--2-oxoglutarate transaminase, encoding MKNEELQARKSKVIARGQGNVYPVFVDHAKNAEIWDVEGKRYIDFGAGIAVSNTGHSHPKIIDAVKAQVDKFSHTCVMVNPYGVAVELAEKLTAIAPGPSEKKAIFVSTGAEAVENCVKIARAHTGRRGVIAFNGGFHGRTNLTMALTGKISPYKHLFGPFPGDIFHAPFPMECHDVSVKDALKALDNLFKVDIAPSDVAAIIIEPVQGEGGFYAAPTEFLVALRKICDEQGIVLIADEIQTGFGRTGKMFNIEYSGVEPDLITMAKGIAGGFPIAAVVGKSEIMDAPLPGGLGGTYGGSPVACAAALAVLEIIEEENLVQRSNEIGALFNNKLSQLQAKHPDLILDVRNKGSMIAMELVQGSDAEQPNTALTQAIIANAAKYGLVLLACGFYGNVIRFLPALTISNELVEEGLSSFVRLFEDLASK